The region TCGGTAATCATAGGACCTGAGCTAGCTAAAACAAAAATATCAAATCTTTTAGAAATCGTCTTTTTCACAATAAAACCTACATTAAAAACATAATCAGTGATTGATTTTAAGTTCCCAAATTCCTCCCGATTTTGAATATAGTTAGGCTGATTATCTCCAACATAATTTAAATTTAAAAGCTGATACTCAATGAAATTTAACTGAGGCTGTATGAACAATTCGTATCTAAAATGATTAGACTCTTTTATTACACCAGAAAACTGAATCTTAAAATAATGGCTTTTATATAAATAATCCTCATTATTTATATCTCGACCAAAACCATAAAAAGCACCTACATACAAATCTCGTTTCTTTTCCTGTGCATACAAACTCAAAGAAATCAAAAGAAAGAATAAACTGAAAATTATCGTTTTCATAATCTGACTTCAACGTTAAGTTTAAAACCATGCAAATCAAATAATTACCTTAAAATTACTCAATTATTATCAGAATTAATATCAAAAAAAGCATAAAAAAAAGACCTAACTCACGTTAGGCCTTTTAGAAAAATATTTTAAACTATTAATTAGCTTCTTGATGCTGTTTTTCAATTAAGTCTTTATCAACACTTGAAATAGTATCTACCAATACTGGTGTAGCGATAAACAAAGATGAATATGTTCCTACAAGAATACCTATCAACATTGCGAAAATAAACCCTCTGATAGATTCACCTCCAAAAAGAAACATAATCAATAATACTGCAAGCATTGTTAAAGAGGTATTGATCGTTCTTGACATAGTCGTGTTAATAGATTTATTAACAATCTCATAAAAAGAACCTTTGGTTTTCCCATCAAGAAATTCACGAACCCTATCAAATACAATTACAGTATCGTTCATAGAATAACCAATTACGGTAAGAATTGCAGCAATGAAATGCTGATCAATCTCCATTCCGAAAGGCATAAATTTATAGCATAATGAATAAATTCCTAAAACGAAAATAACATCGTGAGCAATAGCTGCAATTGCACCTAAACTATATTGCCATCTTCTAAAACTGATCATCAAATACAAAAATACAATTGCCATAGATCCAAGAACCGCCCAATAAGCATTAGTTTTAATATCCTCTGCAACAGTAGGTCCTACTTTAGAAGCCTGTACAATACCTAATTTTTTTCCATCGTAAGCATTTACAAATTTTTCATAAGTAAGTCCAGCAGAATAATGTTGTTTCAAATTATCATACAATAATTTATTTACTTCTTCATCAGCTTCACTTCCGTGTTCTTGTACTTTATATTTAGTTGTAATTTTTAATTGATTATCACTTCCAAATACTTTTGCTTCGGCGCTACCAAAAACTTTCTCTAACTCTTCTTTTACTACTTCAGCTTGTACCGGTTTTTCAAAACGCACTTGGAAAGTTCTACCTCCAACAAAATCTACACCCTGATCCAATCCATTTGTAGAAAGAGAAACGATACTCACCACTACAACAACAGCAGAGAAACCATAAGCCCACTTTTTATACTTCAAGAAATCCAAATGGAAGTTTTTAAAGAAATTTTTAGAAAAATTAGTTACAAATGATAAATCATTCTTTCCTGCAATATTTCTATCTATAAATATTCTAGCAATAAAAATAGAGGTAAACAATGAGGTAACAATACCGATCAATAATGTAGTAGCAAAACCTTTAATTGGTCCTGAACCAAAAATAAACAATACCGCTCCAGTCAAAATATGTGTTACGTTAGCATCAACAATAGAACGCATAGCACCGGTCCAACTGTAAGAAGAAACCACAGCTTCACTCAATGACTTACCGTCACGCAATTCTTCCTTGGCTCTTTCATAAATAATGATATTCGCATCTACCGCAGTACCCATAGTTAATACGATACCAGCAATACCCGGTAATGTAAGAACAGCACCTAAACTGGCTAAAATTCCAAACAAGAACAATAAGTTAACCGCTAATGCAATATTAGCATACCAACCTGCTTTTCCATAATAAACCATCATCCAAAGTGACACTAAAAGCAATCCAACTAATGCAGAATTAGTACCATTATCAATAGCTTCTTGACCCAAAGATGGCCCTACTACTTCTGATTGAACAATATCAGCAGCAGCTGGTAATTTACCTGCTCTTAAAACGTTAGCTAAATCTTTAGTTTCAGTTACATCAAAAGAACCTGAAATTTCAGATCTCCCTCCAGAGATAGGTCCGCTAGAAACACCTGGTGCAGAATATACTACATTATCCAAAACAATAGCGATATTACTTTTTTGAGTATATGCTTTCCCTGTCAATTCTTCCCAAGCTTTAGCTCCTTGCGCGCTCATTTGCATAGAAACCGAAGGCTTTCCAAATTGATCAAATGAATCGTGAGCATCAGTAACAACACCACCACTCATTGCGGCTAGGTTATCTCTATTACCTTTTAAAGCATATAATTCAACTGCATCAACATCTTTATCTTTAGCATCTTTGATTGTCATCAATTTACCCCAAACAAATTTAGCATAACGCTGATCTGCTGCTAACAAAATTTTGATATCAGCTCTTTTCAAATAACCATTTACAGCTGCAGTATCTTTTGGTGAAAAAAGACCTAGAACTGGACCACCACCTTGAGCAATAATTTTGTCAAACAAAGGATTGTTTCCTTTTTGAGCAACAGCAGAATCTTTACCATCAGACAATAAAGCACTCAAAGAATCTTTTACAACTTCTTTAGTCTCTACTTTCTTTATTTCGGTTTTCTTCAATGACTCATTAGCAGCCATTAAGAAATTACCAATTTCTTCAATTTTATAGGTTTCCCAAAACTCTAATTGAGCAGTACTTTGTAATAATCTTTTGATTCTATCTACATCTTTAGCACCTGGAAGTTCCACAAGAATTCGTCCCGTTTCCCCTAATTTTTGAATGTTAGGTTGTGTCACGCCAAATTTGTCGATTCGTTCTCTTAATACTCCAAAAGCACTATCAACTGATTCGTCAACTTTTTTTCTGATTACTTTTTTAGCTTCAGCATCAGTCATTTTAAAATCAATTCCACCTTCACCCTGCAAACTACTATTTGCAAAGATATCTGGAGAAGCTAATTTTACCGTTCCATTTGAATTAGCTTCAAAAGCTTCAAAAAAGGCATCAATATAAGTTTGATTTCCTTTTTGGTTTGCAGTAGCATCAGCTAAAGATTTATTAAAAACAGGGTTTTTAGAATTTTTAGATAATCCTTTCAAAACATCTTTAACAGAGATTTGAAGTATCACGTTGATACCTCCCTCTAAGTCAAGACCTTTGTTGATTTGCTTGTCAGTAACTTCATTAAAAGTAAAATCTGTAAATCCAAGATTGAATACTTTTTCCTTACTGATAGAATCTAAATACTTCAATTCTTTATCAGGGTCTCCACCTGCAAAAGTTTTTGCATCGCTTTTTACTTTATCTGCGACAAAAGTGAATGAAAGTTGGTAAATACTCACCAACGCAAATAGAATTGCGAAAAATTTAATAAGTCCTTTATTCTGCATTATTACTAAAAATTAATTATTTTATATTTATTTATTTTTGTTTTAGTCCTTCTAAGCTTTAACCTAATACATTCTTAACCATACAATTAGAAAAACCAAGAATTATATTATTTTTTTAAACCGAGCAAATATATAATTAACGACAAGATTAACCAATTTATTTATTAATTAATCTCAAAAAAAAGACTGCAAAAGTGCAGTCTTCTCTATTATATAACTAAATTACTAAGCTAAAATTGATTTCAAAGCGTCATTCATTTGTCTAACAGCATCAGCGCTTTTAGCAAATAAAGCTTTTTCATTATCATTCAACTCAATATCAAGAATTTCTTCGACCCCATTTTTACCAATAATGCAAGGAACACCAATACAAATATCGTTTTGACCGTATTCTCCTTCGACAAAAACAGAACAAGCAATCATTTTCTTTTGATCATTCAAGATACTATCTACAAGATAAGCAACCGAAGCTCCCGGAGCATACCAAGCTGAAGTTCCTAAAAGCCCTGTCAATGTAGCTCCTCCTACCATAGTATCAGCGGCTACTTTCTGCAAAGCTTCTCCGGAAAGAAACTGAGAAACCGGAATACCATTATAAGATGCCAAACGAGTTAACGGAATCATCGTAGTATCTCCATGACCTCCTATTACCATCGCCGAAATATCATTTGCAGGCTTATCTAAAGCCATAGACAAATAAGTCCTAAAACGAGAGCTATCAAGCGCACCGCCCATACCTATAATTCTGTTCTTTGGCAATCCTGTCGCTTTCAAGGCTAAATAAGTCATCGTATCCATTGGGTTAGACACCACTACAATAATTGCATCAGGCGAATGTACCAATACATTTTCGACAACCGTTTTGACTATCCCAGCATTAATCCCAATTAATTCTTCGCGCGTCATTCCTGGTTTTCTTGGAATACCGGAAGTAATAACCACTACATTACTATTGGCCGTTTTAGAATAATCATTGGTAACACCGGAAACCTTGGTATTAAAACCCGTATTAGTAGCACATTGCATGATATCCAAAGCCTTACCCTCAGCAAAACCTTCTTTTATATCCAATAACACTACTTCACTCGCAATTCCTCTATAAGAAATCACATCGGCACAAGTGGCTCCAACATTACCTGCTCCTACAATGGTAACTTTCATATTTTATACTTTATTGGTTATTAGTTAATTTATTTCTTCGATAAATCGACAATTCGTTTAATCGTTTACGTAAATATAAACAATTAAACGAATTGACAATTAAACTTTTTTATTAAGCATCAATATTTGCATAAACTGCATTTTTCTCGATAAATTCTCTTCTTGGCGGAACTTCATCCCCCATTAGCATCGAGAAAACACGATCGGCTTCAGCCAAACTATCAATATTAACCTGACGTAATGTTCTGAAATTAGGATCCATTGTTGTTTCCCATAATTGCTCAGCATTCATCTCCCCAAGACCTTTATAACGTTGGATAGCTGCGCTTCCTCCCATTCTTTCATTGGCTTGATCACGCTGAACATCATTCCATGCATATTCTTTCTTATTTCCCTTTTTAACTAAATACAAAGGTGGCGCCGCAATATATACGTGCCCTTCTTCGATTAGTTCTTTCATAAAACGGAAAAAGAAAGTCAGGATTAAAGTAGAGATGTGACTTCCATCGACATCGGCATCACACATAATAATTACCTTATGATAACGCAACTTAGAAAGATTCAATGCTTTACTATCTTCTTCTGTACCTACAGTAACTCCTAGAGCAGTAAAAATATTTCGAATCTCCTCATTTTCAAACACTTTATGATGCATTGCTTTTTCGACGTTCAAAATCTTACCACGTAACGGCAAAATAGCTTGAAACGCACGATCACGACCTT is a window of Flavobacterium acetivorans DNA encoding:
- a CDS encoding acyloxyacyl hydrolase, coding for MKTIIFSLFFLLISLSLYAQEKKRDLYVGAFYGFGRDINNEDYLYKSHYFKIQFSGVIKESNHFRYELFIQPQLNFIEYQLLNLNYVGDNQPNYIQNREEFGNLKSITDYVFNVGFIVKKTISKRFDIFVLASSGPMITDTETERLSKGFAFSSVIAMGVSIKYSHFSVEFSPNFNHISNAGLQERNSGYSSLNFELGLKYRL
- the secDF gene encoding protein translocase subunit SecDF → MQNKGLIKFFAILFALVSIYQLSFTFVADKVKSDAKTFAGGDPDKELKYLDSISKEKVFNLGFTDFTFNEVTDKQINKGLDLEGGINVILQISVKDVLKGLSKNSKNPVFNKSLADATANQKGNQTYIDAFFEAFEANSNGTVKLASPDIFANSSLQGEGGIDFKMTDAEAKKVIRKKVDESVDSAFGVLRERIDKFGVTQPNIQKLGETGRILVELPGAKDVDRIKRLLQSTAQLEFWETYKIEEIGNFLMAANESLKKTEIKKVETKEVVKDSLSALLSDGKDSAVAQKGNNPLFDKIIAQGGGPVLGLFSPKDTAAVNGYLKRADIKILLAADQRYAKFVWGKLMTIKDAKDKDVDAVELYALKGNRDNLAAMSGGVVTDAHDSFDQFGKPSVSMQMSAQGAKAWEELTGKAYTQKSNIAIVLDNVVYSAPGVSSGPISGGRSEISGSFDVTETKDLANVLRAGKLPAAADIVQSEVVGPSLGQEAIDNGTNSALVGLLLVSLWMMVYYGKAGWYANIALAVNLLFLFGILASLGAVLTLPGIAGIVLTMGTAVDANIIIYERAKEELRDGKSLSEAVVSSYSWTGAMRSIVDANVTHILTGAVLFIFGSGPIKGFATTLLIGIVTSLFTSIFIARIFIDRNIAGKNDLSFVTNFSKNFFKNFHLDFLKYKKWAYGFSAVVVVVSIVSLSTNGLDQGVDFVGGRTFQVRFEKPVQAEVVKEELEKVFGSAEAKVFGSDNQLKITTKYKVQEHGSEADEEVNKLLYDNLKQHYSAGLTYEKFVNAYDGKKLGIVQASKVGPTVAEDIKTNAYWAVLGSMAIVFLYLMISFRRWQYSLGAIAAIAHDVIFVLGIYSLCYKFMPFGMEIDQHFIAAILTVIGYSMNDTVIVFDRVREFLDGKTKGSFYEIVNKSINTTMSRTINTSLTMLAVLLIMFLFGGESIRGFIFAMLIGILVGTYSSLFIATPVLVDTISSVDKDLIEKQHQEAN
- the mdh gene encoding malate dehydrogenase, which codes for MKVTIVGAGNVGATCADVISYRGIASEVVLLDIKEGFAEGKALDIMQCATNTGFNTKVSGVTNDYSKTANSNVVVITSGIPRKPGMTREELIGINAGIVKTVVENVLVHSPDAIIVVVSNPMDTMTYLALKATGLPKNRIIGMGGALDSSRFRTYLSMALDKPANDISAMVIGGHGDTTMIPLTRLASYNGIPVSQFLSGEALQKVAADTMVGGATLTGLLGTSAWYAPGASVAYLVDSILNDQKKMIACSVFVEGEYGQNDICIGVPCIIGKNGVEEILDIELNDNEKALFAKSADAVRQMNDALKSILA